The nucleotide sequence GACCGCGCTGCCGCGCCCCACCAGCCGGCTGACGCCGTTGTAGCCCCACGCCAGGTCGAGCACCGAGTCGTCGGCCGACCCGCCGACGTAGGGCCGGTCGTGGGCCGGGACGAGCGCCACCACCGCCACCCACCAGCCGGCCGCGCCGACGAGCGCCGCCGCCGCGCCCGCGAGGTGCAGCGCCTTGGCGCGCCAGCCGGTCGGCGCCGCGGCGAGGTAGGCGGCCGCCAGGGCGGGCAGCACCAGGAACGCCTCGGCCATCTTGGTCAGGAACGCGACCCCCACCAGGGCGCCGGCACCGGCCAGCCACCGGCCCGACGCGGTGGCCACGGCACGCGTGACGGCGTATCCGGCGGCGGTCAGCAGCAGGACGAGCAGGGCGTCGGGATCGTCGAAGCGGAACATCACGGCGGCCGCCGGGGTGACGGCGAGGACGAGACCGGCGAGCAGGCCGGCGGCCGTCCCAGCCCGTGGGTCGGGGACCGTCCGGCGCACGGCCGCGTACAGCAGCGCGACGGCGGCCACCCCCATCACGGCCTGCGGGGCGAGCACCGACCAGCTGCTGAGCCCGAACAGGCGCACCGACAGGCCGGTGACCCACAGCGCGGCGGGCGGCTTGTCGACGGTGATGAAGCCCCGGGCGTCCAGCGCCCCGAAGAACCATGCGGCCCAGCTGCGGGCACCGGCCTGGGCGGCCGCCGCGTAGTACGGGTTGCCGTACCCGGACGCGGACAGGCCCACGGTGTACAGCCCCGCCGGCACGATCAGCAGGGCAGCGAGCGCCCACCGCGGTCGCCGATCGATCACGATCGGCCAGCTTCACTGGCGGCGCTGCGGGAACGCCGATGCGGCGCTGTGAATCAGCTGGGGGACAGGGCGAACAGGCGGGCGGCGTTGTCGTGCAGCACGTTGCGCCGCCACGCGTCGTCGACGCCGTCGAGGTCGGTGACCGACCGCAGCGCGTCGGCGTAGCCGTAGGGGATGTTGGGGAAGTCGCTGCCGAACAGCACGCGGTGACCGAGGGCTCGCAGCCGTGGCATCTCCGACCGCGGGAAGGGCATGGTCTCCTCGGTGAACGGAGTGAGGGCCATCGTGGTGTCCAGGTGCACGCCGTCGTGACGTTCGCAGAGGTCGAGGAAGTCGGCGTACTCCGGCATGCCGAGGTGGGCGATGATCAGCCGCAGCGCAGGGTGGCGGGCGAGCAGCGCGCGGATGGGCGCCGGGCCGGTGTGCGCGCCGGGCTGCGGGCCCGAGCCGCAGTGGATCACCACGGGCACGCCGGCGTCGGCGAGCACGCCCCAGGCCTCGTCGAGAAGCGGGTCGGTGGGGTCGTAGCCGCCCACCTGCACGTGCGCCTTGACCACGCGGGTGCCGCGCTCGACGGCGTCGGTGACGTACTGCGTCACACCGGGTTCCGGAAACAGCGTCGCGGTGGCCAGGCAGTCCGGGGTCGCGGCCGCGAAGCCGGCGGCCCACTGGTTGAGCCATGCCGCCATGTCGGGCTTGTGCGGGTAGATCAGCGACGTGAAGGCTCGGACGCCGAAACCGCGCAGCGTCTGCAGGCGCCGCGCCTCGTCGGTGCGGTAGGTGATGGGCCACGTCCGCCCGACCAGCGGACCCGCCGCGTCGAAGTACTGCCAGACCTTGTCCATCACCCGCTTGGGCATGAAGTGCGTGTGCACGTCGATGACGCCCGGCAGATCCAGGTCCGCCCAGATACGGCGCACCGAGGTTGACTCATCCGTCACCGTGCCCACGATGGCAGACGGCAGAATGGCAGTCGCGGGCTCCCTGTCGTGGAGCGCCGCACGCGAGGAGGCGCCGTGACCTGGAACCCGGACGTGTACCTGGACTTCGCCGACCACCGCGGCCGCCCGTTCGTCGACCTGCTGGCGCGGGTCGGCGCGACACGGCCCCGCCGCGTCGTCGACCTCGGCTGCGGACCCGGCAACCTCACCGTGACGCTGGCACAGCGCTGGCCGGAGGCGCACGTCGACGCGCTGGACAGCTCACCGGAGATGGTGGCGGTTGCGCGCGAGCGGGGTCTCGACGCGGCGCTCGCCGACATCGCCGACTGGACACCGCCACCGGACACCGACGTGGTGGTGTCGAACGCGGCGCTGCAGTGGGTGCCGGGTCACGCCGACCTCCTGACGCGGTGGGTGGGCGAACTGCCCGCGGGCGCGTGGCTCGCCATGCAGGTGCCGGGCAACTTCGACGCACCGTCGCACCGCGCCGTGCGCGCGGTCGCGACTCTGCCGAGTTTCGCCGCGGCGCTGGCCGACATGCCGTGGCGCGACGCGGACGTCGTCGCGACACCGGTCCGCTACGCCGACCTGCTGACCGACGCCGGCTGTGCCGTGGACGCCTGGGAAACCACCTACGTGCACCCATTGACCGGCGACACACCAGTTCTCGACTGGATCACCGGTACCGCGCTGACCCAGGTGCGCAGCCGACTGTCCGACGATGCTTGGCAGGCCTACCGCGAGGCCATCATCCCGCTGCTCGCCGAGGCCTACCCGCGCCGGTCCGACGGCACGACGTTCTTCCCGTTCCGCCGGGTGTTCGTCGTGGCCCGGGTGGGCGGCTGAGCGGCGCGCCGAGACCGTTGGGCGCCGCGGTGACTCAGCTCCCGTCGCGGGCCGCGTGCAACGCGTCGAGCACCCGGCGGACGAGGTCGTCGATGTCCGCGCCTGCGGTGTCGACCACCAGGTCCGGGTTCTCCGGCGCCTCGTACGGGGCGTCGACGCCGGTGAGGCCCTTCAGTTCTCCGGCCCGCGCCCGCGCGTAGAGGCCCTTCGGGTCCCGCTTCTCGCACTCGGCGAGCGACGTCGCGACGTGCACCTCGATGAACGGCAGCTTGGCCGCCTCGTTGAGGGCCCGGGCGATCTCGCGGTCGGAGTGCAGCGGCGACACCAGCGACGCGAGCGCCACCACGCCCGCGTCGGCGAGCAGTCGGGTCAGATGTCCGACGCGGCGGATGTTCTCCGCGCGGTCGCCCGCCGAGAAGCCCAGATCGTCGGACAGCCCGTGCCGGATGTTGTCGCCGTCGAGCAGGTACGCCACGTCACCGGACTCGACGAGCGCCCGCTCCACGGCCACGGCGAGCGTCGACTTGCCCGACGCCGGCAGCCCGGTGAACCAGATCGTCGCCCCGCGCTGACCGGTCTGCTGCCAGCGGTAGTCGCGGTCCAGCGACGACGGGTGCCAGCGGATGTCGTTGCGCGTCTGCGCGCCCGGCTTCACCTCGCGTGCCTCGGTGATGGTGCCCGCGCCGACGGTCTCGTTGGAGGTCTCGTCGATCAGGATGAACGCGCCGCTGTCGCGGTTCTCGGCATACGGGTCGGCGACCACCACCGAGCTGGTCCGCAGCGTCACCACGCCGATGTCGTTGAGCGACAACGCCACCGGGTTGTCCAGGTCGTCGAGCGTCTCGGGGTCGAGCCGGCTGTGCAGCTCCTGGACGGTGGCGCGCACGGTGCGGGTGCCCTGCTTGAGCGCCAACCGGTCACCCGCACGCAGCGGGGTGTCGGTGAACCAGCAGACCGTGGAGTACAGCTCGCGCGCCGCGACCGGCAGCACCGCATCCTCGGCGCCGCTGACGAAGACGTCGCCGCGTCCCACGTCGATGTCGTCGGCCAGCTCGATCGACACCGACAGCGGCGCAACGCCGGTGTCGCGGTCGTCGTCGAGCGTGTCCAGTGCCGTCACCGTCGACGAGGTGCCGGCCGGCAGCGACACCACCGGGTCGCCCACCCGCAGCGTGCCCGCGGAGATGCGGCCGGTGTAGCGGCGTCGCTGCTCGGACGTCGGCCGCGACACCCACTGCACGGGCAGCCGCAGCTTCGCCGGTTCCGGCTGCGGCGCCGACAGTTGCACGCCTTCGAGGTACTCGAGCAGCGTCGGACCCTCGTACCAGGGCGTGTGGTCCGACCGATGAACGACGTTGTCGCCCAGCTTGGCCGCGATCGGGATGACGGCGAGGTCCAGCGGCGAGCCCGACGAGCCGAGCCGGTCGGCCATCTGCCGCAGCTCGGCCTGCACCTCGTCGAACCGGCTCTGGTCGAAGTCCACCAGGTCGATCTTGTTCACCGCGGCGACGTAGTGCTGCAGCCCCAGCAGTTTCGCGATCCGCGCATGCCGGCGCGTCTGCCGCAGCACGCCGGCGCGGGCGTCGACCAGCAGGATCGCTACGTGCGCGTTCGACGCGCCGGTGAACATGTTGCGCGTGTAGCGCTCGTGCCCGGGCGTATCGGCCAGGATGTAGCTGCGACGCTCGGTGGAGAAGAAGCGGTACGCGACGTCGATCGTGATGCCCTGCTCGCGTTCGGCGCGCAGCCCGTCCGACAGCGCCGCCAGGTCGGCCACGCCCTCGGCGTCGGTGACGGCCTCCAGGTGGTCCAAGGGCAGGCTGTCGGTGTCGTGCATCAGCCGCCCGATCAGCGTGCTCTTGCCGTCGTCCACCGAGCCGGCCGTCGTGATCCGCAGTAGCTGCCGAGTCATCGCAGTATCTCCCGTCGCTCCGCTCGCCCCAGGCGCATCCCCCGTCGCTCCGCTCGCCCCATCAGAAGTAGCCCTCTCGCTTGCGGTCCTCCATCGCCGCGACCGACGTCCGGTCGTCCGCGCGGGTCTCGCCGCGCTCGGACACCGTCGCCGCGGAGATCTCGGCGATCACCCCGGCGATGTCGGTGGCATGCGAGCGCACCGCACCGGTGATGGTGAGGTCGCCGACGGTGCGGTACCGCACCCACTCGGTGGCGGCCCGCTCGTCACCGCGGGGCTGGACGTACTCCGAGACCGCCAGCAGGATGCCGTCGCGTTCCACCACCTCGCGCTCGTGTGCGAAGTAGATCGACGGCAGCTCCAGGTTCTCCAGCTCGATGTAGCGCCAGACGTCCAACTCGGTCCAGTTCGACAGCGGGAACACCCGCACCTGCTCGCCCTGGCGGATCCGGCCGTTGTACAGCGACCACGGCTCCGGTCGCTGCGCGCGGGGATCCCACTGGCCGAACTCGTCGCGGAAGCTGAGGATGCGCTCCTTGGCGCGGGCCCGCTCCTCGTCGCGCCGGGCACCGCCGAACGCGGCGTCGAACCCGCCCGCCTCCAGCGCGTCGAGCAGCGTGCGCGTCTGCTGCCGGTTGCGTGAGGCGCCCGGACCGGGGTCGGCGACGCGGCCACTGTCGATGGTCTCCTGCACCGAGCCGACGATCAGCTCGTGCCCGTGCTCGCCCAGGCGGCGGTCGCGGAACTCGATGACCTCGTCGAAGTTGTGGCCGGTGTCCACGTGCAGCACCGGGAACGGTAGCGGTGACGGCCGAAAGGCCTTCTCCGCCAACCGCAGCAGCACGATCGAGTCCTTGCCCGCCGAGAACAGCAGGACCGGACGCGTCAGCTCGGCGACCACCTCGCGGATGATGTGCACCGCCTCGGCCTCGAGCACCCGCAGCTCGTCGACGTGGGTGGTGTCCACGGTCGTGCTCGTCATGTCGGCAATCCCTCCCGCTCGGCATCCGCCTTGTACCGCTCGACCCATTCGTCGGAGCGGTGATCCGCCTGGCGCTCCAGCACCGGTGCCGGTGCCAGGCGCCGGTCCAGGCCGAGCGCGTCGAGTACGTCGCCGACGACCTCGGTGAGGTTGCGCCACAGCACCGGGTAGGGCACGTCCATCGGCTCGACGCCCTCCTCGGCGAACCAGGTGCGCCAGCCCTCTTCCTGCGCCCGCAGCATCGTCACGACGTGGGCGATGGCGCCGGCGTGGTACTCGGCCCGGGCGTCGCGCACCGGGTCGGGGCGGCCGCGCCACACCCGGGTCTGCACGGCCCGCCAGAACGACACCGCCTGGGAGATGACGTCGGGCCGGTAGACGTGGATGAGCACGGGGTCGCTGCCGACGACGTCGCGGATGGCGGCGAGCAGGCCGTCGCCGGAGCGGTCCGGCAGCCCCGCCGCGCGGTCGAGGAGCAGCGGCGTCTGGTTCCACATCAGCTTGCCGCCCCACACCCCGTTCGGCGTGCGGCCGACGGTGCGGATGTAGTCCCGCCAGATCTCGGCGGGCGCGATGTCGGGCTTGCCCTCGTCGAGCGGGTCGAGCAGTCGCAGGATCGACTCGTCCTCGACGCCGGCGAACCACTCCCTCGGCTGCGGCGACTGGCTGGTCGACGGCAGGTACTGGAAGAACTCCTGGGGCTCGCCGGCGACGCCGGTGGCGCGCAGCGACTCGACCAGCAGGGTGCTTCCGCTGCGCTGCGACGCGAGCACCAGGTACGCCGTGGGGGCTGCCATGCGCGAGAGCTTAACCGGTGGGCAAATGCGCTGCTAGACGGGCATTTCGCTCAGCACGAGCGGAACTATTGGTCGCGTTCTTCGTGCACGCCGCGACCCGACGCCAGCGCCGAGCGGCTCGGCAGGGGCTGGTTCTTGATGCTGAGGTAGGTGTGCGTGTAGCGCTCGGAGATGCGGGTCCCCGCGAAGTCCGACGGGATGACGTCGTTGGTCTTGCTGCGCCAGTCGTCGAGCAGGATCGCGAGCTCGGCCGCGACGGCCTCGTGTTCGGGTGCCGGTTCGCCGCTGAGCAGGTTGGTGCTCTCCGTGGGATCGGCGACGAGGTCGTACAGCTCGCGGGTCGGCCGCGGCGTCCGCGTCAGCGGGGCGACCACCTGGCCGGGCGCGCTGTCGGCGATGTCCCACGGCAGGTCCAGCAGCGGTCGCGGCGCGTAGTTCTCGATGTAGCTGTACTCCTTGGTCCGGATCGCGCGGATCGGGTCGAAGGAGTCGTGGTAGGTCTTCGTCGTGTAGACCTCCCTGCGCACGGCGGCGTCGGCCGGCGCGCCCGCGGTGAGCTGCGCGGCTTGCGAGATGCCCTGCACCTCGTCGGGCACGTCGACGCCCAGCAGGTCGAGCAGCGTGGGCACCAGGTCGACGCCGCTGAACAGCTCGTCGTAGACCCGCGGCGCGGCACCGCGGCGCGTCGGCGGCCGCACGATGAACGCGATGCCGGTGCCCGCGTCGTACAGCGTCGACTTCGCCCGCGGCATCGCCGGGCCGTGGTCGGTCATGAACACCACCCAGGTGCTGGCGTCGAGTCCGGTCGCGGCGAGGGTGTCGAGCAGCTCGCCCACGGCGGCGTCGGCGACGGCGATGGAGCCGTGGAAGTCGGCGAGGTCCTGCCGCACGTCCGGGGTGTCGGGCAGGTAGTCCGGCACGGTGAGGGCGTCCGCGTCGGCCGGCGCGTACCGGTTGTGCGGATAGGGGCGGTGGGTCTCGAAGAAGCCGGCGGTCAGCAGGAACGGCGTCGCGGGCGGATCGGCCAGCCACGCCGTCGCCCGGGCCACCACGTACTCGCAGTAGGAGTTGGACACGTCGAACTCGTCGAAGCCGAGCTTGGCCGGGTAGGACGTCTCGTGCTGCATGCCGAACAGCGCCGTGTGCCAACCCGATTCGCTCAGCAGGTGCGGCAGCGTCCGGACGTCCGCCCGGTACTCCCAGCCGTGGTGGGCCAGTCCGAGCAGGCCGTTGCTCTGTGGGTAGCGCCCGGTGAACAGCGATCCCCGCGACGGCGAACACAGCGGCGCGGTCGAGTGGGCGCGGGTGAACAGGATGCCCTCGGCGGCGAGCTGGTCCAGCCGGGGACTGGAGACGTCGGCGTGGCCGTAGGCCCCCAGCGTGCGGCCCAGGTCGTGCCAGTGCACCAGCAGCACGTTGTCTCGGTCGTGCGCGGTGTCTCGTTCGTGCGCGGTGTCTCGGTCATGCGTGGTCACTCGTCGACCTCCATCGGTTGCCCAGCGAACGCGTCGGGTGCCGGTCGGGCAACCCTTTGGCTCGTCGACGTCAGTAAACCGCCGGCGCCGGTCCCCGGCGGGGGCGGGTCGGCGATCATGGGGCGGTGAACGTCGACTGCCCCTGCGGCAGCGGCACCGCCTACGCGGCGTGCTGCG is from Mycolicibacterium grossiae and encodes:
- a CDS encoding amidohydrolase family protein, translating into MTDESTSVRRIWADLDLPGVIDVHTHFMPKRVMDKVWQYFDAAGPLVGRTWPITYRTDEARRLQTLRGFGVRAFTSLIYPHKPDMAAWLNQWAAGFAAATPDCLATATLFPEPGVTQYVTDAVERGTRVVKAHVQVGGYDPTDPLLDEAWGVLADAGVPVVIHCGSGPQPGAHTGPAPIRALLARHPALRLIIAHLGMPEYADFLDLCERHDGVHLDTTMALTPFTEETMPFPRSEMPRLRALGHRVLFGSDFPNIPYGYADALRSVTDLDGVDDAWRRNVLHDNAARLFALSPS
- a CDS encoding trans-aconitate 2-methyltransferase yields the protein MTWNPDVYLDFADHRGRPFVDLLARVGATRPRRVVDLGCGPGNLTVTLAQRWPEAHVDALDSSPEMVAVARERGLDAALADIADWTPPPDTDVVVSNAALQWVPGHADLLTRWVGELPAGAWLAMQVPGNFDAPSHRAVRAVATLPSFAAALADMPWRDADVVATPVRYADLLTDAGCAVDAWETTYVHPLTGDTPVLDWITGTALTQVRSRLSDDAWQAYREAIIPLLAEAYPRRSDGTTFFPFRRVFVVARVGG
- the cysC gene encoding adenylyl-sulfate kinase, which produces MTRQLLRITTAGSVDDGKSTLIGRLMHDTDSLPLDHLEAVTDAEGVADLAALSDGLRAEREQGITIDVAYRFFSTERRSYILADTPGHERYTRNMFTGASNAHVAILLVDARAGVLRQTRRHARIAKLLGLQHYVAAVNKIDLVDFDQSRFDEVQAELRQMADRLGSSGSPLDLAVIPIAAKLGDNVVHRSDHTPWYEGPTLLEYLEGVQLSAPQPEPAKLRLPVQWVSRPTSEQRRRYTGRISAGTLRVGDPVVSLPAGTSSTVTALDTLDDDRDTGVAPLSVSIELADDIDVGRGDVFVSGAEDAVLPVAARELYSTVCWFTDTPLRAGDRLALKQGTRTVRATVQELHSRLDPETLDDLDNPVALSLNDIGVVTLRTSSVVVADPYAENRDSGAFILIDETSNETVGAGTITEAREVKPGAQTRNDIRWHPSSLDRDYRWQQTGQRGATIWFTGLPASGKSTLAVAVERALVESGDVAYLLDGDNIRHGLSDDLGFSAGDRAENIRRVGHLTRLLADAGVVALASLVSPLHSDREIARALNEAAKLPFIEVHVATSLAECEKRDPKGLYARARAGELKGLTGVDAPYEAPENPDLVVDTAGADIDDLVRRVLDALHAARDGS
- the cysD gene encoding sulfate adenylyltransferase subunit CysD is translated as MTSTTVDTTHVDELRVLEAEAVHIIREVVAELTRPVLLFSAGKDSIVLLRLAEKAFRPSPLPFPVLHVDTGHNFDEVIEFRDRRLGEHGHELIVGSVQETIDSGRVADPGPGASRNRQQTRTLLDALEAGGFDAAFGGARRDEERARAKERILSFRDEFGQWDPRAQRPEPWSLYNGRIRQGEQVRVFPLSNWTELDVWRYIELENLELPSIYFAHEREVVERDGILLAVSEYVQPRGDERAATEWVRYRTVGDLTITGAVRSHATDIAGVIAEISAATVSERGETRADDRTSVAAMEDRKREGYF
- the stf0 gene encoding trehalose 2-sulfotransferase → MAAPTAYLVLASQRSGSTLLVESLRATGVAGEPQEFFQYLPSTSQSPQPREWFAGVEDESILRLLDPLDEGKPDIAPAEIWRDYIRTVGRTPNGVWGGKLMWNQTPLLLDRAAGLPDRSGDGLLAAIRDVVGSDPVLIHVYRPDVISQAVSFWRAVQTRVWRGRPDPVRDARAEYHAGAIAHVVTMLRAQEEGWRTWFAEEGVEPMDVPYPVLWRNLTEVVGDVLDALGLDRRLAPAPVLERQADHRSDEWVERYKADAEREGLPT
- a CDS encoding sulfatase family protein → MTTHDRDTAHERDTAHDRDNVLLVHWHDLGRTLGAYGHADVSSPRLDQLAAEGILFTRAHSTAPLCSPSRGSLFTGRYPQSNGLLGLAHHGWEYRADVRTLPHLLSESGWHTALFGMQHETSYPAKLGFDEFDVSNSYCEYVVARATAWLADPPATPFLLTAGFFETHRPYPHNRYAPADADALTVPDYLPDTPDVRQDLADFHGSIAVADAAVGELLDTLAATGLDASTWVVFMTDHGPAMPRAKSTLYDAGTGIAFIVRPPTRRGAAPRVYDELFSGVDLVPTLLDLLGVDVPDEVQGISQAAQLTAGAPADAAVRREVYTTKTYHDSFDPIRAIRTKEYSYIENYAPRPLLDLPWDIADSAPGQVVAPLTRTPRPTRELYDLVADPTESTNLLSGEPAPEHEAVAAELAILLDDWRSKTNDVIPSDFAGTRISERYTHTYLSIKNQPLPSRSALASGRGVHEERDQ